The genomic region GCGGCCAGCGGATCGAAGAAGTATCGATTGAGATGCCGATTCGGGACGAAGGCGAGTCGCAATTCAGCCTCGACACGCTCGTACTGTACCCGCTACGCATGACTGACACGGTGTTTCGCGTCCTCCTCTTTCGCTAACCATGGTCTTTGGATTCGACTACTCACTGGTCAATCTCCTGTCGCTGGTCGTCGGCCTGGCCTTCCTCGCGAACGGGTACATCATCGTCAGAAGCGAACGCGAATCGCTGGAGTTGTTTGTGATGTCGCTGCTGCTCGGCACGGGACTCATCGTCGTCGCCGTCGTTCCCAACGTGTTCGAGGTCGTGGCGCGGCTGCTGGGGCTGGAATGGAAAGCCCGGGCTATCCTCGTCATCTCGAACCTGACGCTGTTCGTCGCGGTGACGTACCTGCTCAACCGAATCGGGCATATGTACGACCGGCTGTCGCGGCTGAACGAGGAGCTGAGCCTCCTGCGGAGCGAACTGGAGGAACACCAGCTACGGACCGAGGACGAGCAGGATGACTGACCGGGCGGTGCTGTCGATAGATTTTGAGCTGTTCACCCAGACACCGGCCTACCGGAGCGCGTCGGGGACGACCGACCGCGACGGCGTCGGCCTCGACGGCGGTCGATTTTTCAGGGACACGCTCGCAACGTACGACGCGACTTCGACCGCATTCGTGGTATCGGAAGTTGCCGAATCCTACCCCGACGCTGTACAAGCCCTGGCTGACGACGGGCTCGAAATCGCCTCCCATACGCACACGCATCAGTTGCTTTCGGACCTCGACAGCGACGGGCGGCGGGCGGAACTGACACAGTCGAAGGACGTGCTGGAGCGAGTTACAGACGAGCGGGTCTCCGGGTTCCGCGCGCCTGCCTTCGATATCACTGACGACCACTTCGACCTGCTTGCCGATACCGGATACACGTACGACTCTAGCGTCGTCTCCAGCCGGTCGATTCCGGGGTGGTACGGCGGCGAGTACGACATCCACGAGCCGGCTCCAGCGACAGCGGTGCACCCGGGCGCGCCGGACAGCATTACGGAGTTCCCGGCCAGCGTCATGCCGGGAGTCCAGCTGCCCCTGACCGGGACCTGGCTCCGGTTTTTCGGCCCGCGATACACGATTCTGGGCATGAAATTGCTAGCCCGTCGGGGCATCACGCCGATGCTGTACGTCCATCCGTGGGAACTGGTGGACCTGCCGGCCGTTGACGGCGTGCCGACGCGGGTGTACGTCAGAACTGGTGACTGGATGCGCCGGGCTATCGAACGGATTCTGCAGCAGGACTTCGAGTTCACGACCGTACGGGCCGTTTTAGCGGACGGTGAGACGGCCGCGTCACGGCTACACAGGGGCGAGACGCCGTGACGAGCCGGGCTCGTGATCTGGGCATCACGGTCGCCCAGTACGGTATCGCCGTCGTTGCGCTTTCGTGGTTGCTCACGCAGTTCGACATCACGAGCGCAATCGACCTGCTCGCCGGCGTCAAGACCGAGACAGCACTCGCGGTCATCGCCGTCAGCATTCTCGGCATCTGTGGCCGAGCCTACACATGGCACGCGGTAATCACCCCGCTGTCCACCGTCCGGTTCCGGACCGCCGCCGGGACGACGCTCATCGTGAACTTCGTCAATCAGCTGCTCCCCTCGCGACTCTCCGGACGGCTGGCCGCACCGTTCGTCCTTCGGAGCCAGACCGGAATGGACTACAGCGACGCCGCAGCTGCCTCAGCGCTTCACACCGCCGTCTTCGCGCTATATTACGGCATCGCGGCGACCGCGGGACTCGTACTAGCGATTCCACTGCTCCGCATCGAACTCCTCGTGGTGCTGGCGCTCGCGACGACCCTCTACTTCGTGGCCGGTCTCGCCATACTGTTCGGAGGCCTCAGGCTCACCTATCTGGACCGCCTTATCGGCTGGCTGTCCGGGGTCGCAGTCCGGGTTCCGCGCGTCGGCAAGGGGCTAGCAGAACGTCTCGACGGCCTGCTCGAATTCACCGATAGCTCGACCACGACGTTTCGGTCACTGGCGAGCGAGCCGGCGGTGTGGCTGCGCTACGCAATCGGCTGGGCCGTCGATCTCGTCCTCGCGCCCGGCGTCCGCGTCGGCTTGCTGCTGGGCAGTTTCGGCGTCGGGTTCGAGCCGCTGGTCGCGGTACCGCTGTACCTGCTGGTCGCATACACCGTGACACTCCTGCCGCTGACGCCCGGCGGCATCGGCATCACCGAAGCGACGGCGACTGCGGTGTTCGTCGCGCTGGGCATCCCGGCTGAGGTCATCATCCCTATCATCTTCGTCGACCGGTTCCTCAGTATCTACCTGCCGTCGCTTGCAGGCTGGTATCCCTCTGTTCGGCTCGACGTTACGTCACTGACGACAGAGTAGCCGGGAAGAGCTACG from Haloarcula rubripromontorii harbors:
- a CDS encoding lysylphosphatidylglycerol synthase transmembrane domain-containing protein, encoding MTSRARDLGITVAQYGIAVVALSWLLTQFDITSAIDLLAGVKTETALAVIAVSILGICGRAYTWHAVITPLSTVRFRTAAGTTLIVNFVNQLLPSRLSGRLAAPFVLRSQTGMDYSDAAAASALHTAVFALYYGIAATAGLVLAIPLLRIELLVVLALATTLYFVAGLAILFGGLRLTYLDRLIGWLSGVAVRVPRVGKGLAERLDGLLEFTDSSTTTFRSLASEPAVWLRYAIGWAVDLVLAPGVRVGLLLGSFGVGFEPLVAVPLYLLVAYTVTLLPLTPGGIGITEATATAVFVALGIPAEVIIPIIFVDRFLSIYLPSLAGWYPSVRLDVTSLTTE
- a CDS encoding polysaccharide deacetylase family protein yields the protein MTDRAVLSIDFELFTQTPAYRSASGTTDRDGVGLDGGRFFRDTLATYDATSTAFVVSEVAESYPDAVQALADDGLEIASHTHTHQLLSDLDSDGRRAELTQSKDVLERVTDERVSGFRAPAFDITDDHFDLLADTGYTYDSSVVSSRSIPGWYGGEYDIHEPAPATAVHPGAPDSITEFPASVMPGVQLPLTGTWLRFFGPRYTILGMKLLARRGITPMLYVHPWELVDLPAVDGVPTRVYVRTGDWMRRAIERILQQDFEFTTVRAVLADGETAASRLHRGETP
- a CDS encoding DUF2304 domain-containing protein; amino-acid sequence: MVFGFDYSLVNLLSLVVGLAFLANGYIIVRSERESLELFVMSLLLGTGLIVVAVVPNVFEVVARLLGLEWKARAILVISNLTLFVAVTYLLNRIGHMYDRLSRLNEELSLLRSELEEHQLRTEDEQDD